The Diadema setosum chromosome 1, eeDiaSeto1, whole genome shotgun sequence genome has a window encoding:
- the LOC140229583 gene encoding phytanoyl-CoA dioxygenase, peroxisomal-like: protein MATPGKPVTTGPTSRMSSGGRAHERLVVCARHLDTAHRVSPNQTSSSDALPLGVDLTRPSADTIDYVVKNFFLTPVQEEFYKTNGYLVIKDLVPHDKIEKYREEFDQICKSGKKSSGMIVMKDIALRTSSGERAVNKIQDFRENETLFSYCTLPEILRYAECFVGPNIMAMHTMLINKPPDPGTKTSRHPMHQDLHYFPFRPAERIVCSWTAMEKVHIANGCLVVIPGSHKGHLLEHGYPKWKGGVNKAYHGVLHYDESMPRVHLEMEKGDTVFFHPLLLHGSGANKTTGFRKAISCHYASSDCHYIDVMGTTQEIIAEEVNDIAKRKLGDQVQLSFQDIWALKGRLVQGERINL from the exons ATGGCTACGCCGGGGAAGCCCGTTACTACAGGCCCAACGAGTCGGATGTCCAGCGGGGGCAGGGCCCACGAACGTCTGGTGGTTTGTGCACGTCACTTGGATACTGCTCATCGTGTT TCTCCTAACCAGACATCATCGAGTGACGCCCTGCCACTCGGAGTGGATTTGACTCGGCCCAGTGCAGACACCATTGATTATGTCGTAAAGAACTTCTTTCTCACCCCAGTGCAAGAGGAATTTTACAAGACCAATGGCTATCTGGTCATCAAAGACCTAGTTCCTCACGACAAGATTGAAAAATACAG GGAGGAGTTTGACCAAATTTGCAAGTCGGGCAAGAAATCTTCGGGAATGATTGTAATGAAGGACATCGCCCTTCGAACCTCAAGTGGGGAAAGAGCTGTCAACAAGATTCAAGACTTCCGTGAGAATGAAACTTTGTTCTCATATTGCACCCTCCCAGAG ATCCTTCGATATGCTGAGTGCTTTGTTGGTCCAAACATCATGGCAATGCACACAATGCTAATCAACAAGCCACCTGACCCAG GAACCAAGACTTCTCGGCACCCAATGCACCAGGACCTCCACTACTTCCCATTCCGTCCCGCTGAGCGTATCGTGTGCTCCTGGACTGCCATGGAGAAGGTGCACATTGCCAATGGCTGCTTGGTAGTCATTCCGGGATCACACAAGGGTCACCTTTTGGAGCATGGGTACCCCAAGTGGAAG GGAGGTGTGAACAAGGCATACCATGGTGTGCTTCACTATGATGAGTCCATGCCACGAGTCCACCTGGAGATGGAGAAGGGAGATACCGTCTTCTTCCACCCGCTTCTCCTCCACGGCTCAGGTGCCAACAAGACCACTGGATTCAGGAAG GCCATCTCATGCCACTATGCATCGTCTGATTGCCACTACATCGATGTGATGGGAACCACACAGGAGATCATCGCTGAGGAGGTGAATGACATTGCCAAGAGGAAGCTTGGGGATCAAGTACAGCTGTCTTTTCAG GATATATGGGCTCTCAAGGGACGACTGGTCCAAGGAGAACGCATCAACCTGTAA
- the LOC140229592 gene encoding uncharacterized protein produces the protein MLYVILNLLLLGALVGSEFVGLSLKDKLALKDLLMGGNYYDFPVGPSPRDLENTATNSKVVIPPLTFIAGGAGEGVQHLGAEGDIPNRQNPIPEVSSQYDNPPNPCPQLEDLTNKMRVYSKIHRHQVCACEKGWDAGERRDCSEAPKCCLPNMPNDAEFVNRYQQSTRSLKNRQIFSQTRNKYSTGNKRADHSAKKTPVYKRSANPFLEGNMLNNVAKKSPNMMNAYVNPYIYNQPRLHSVVAKKAPLYSGSKPVM, from the exons ATGCTCTACGTCATCTTGAACCTGCTGCTCCTCGGGGCTCTTGTCGGGAGTGAATTCGTTGGTTTGTCCCTGAAGGACAAGCTCGCCTTGAAGGACCTGCTCATGGGAGGCAACTACTACGATTTTCCCGTCGGCCCGTCACCACGTGACCTGGAAAATACCGCCACCAACTCGAAAGTTGTGATTCCCCCGCTGACATTCATCGCTG GTGGTGCTGGTGAGGGCGTCCAGCATCTTGGAGCCGAGGGTGACATCCCCAACAGGCAGAACCCGATACCGGAGGTGTCAAGTCAGTACGACAATCCTCCCAACCCTTGCCCGCAGCTGGAGGATCTCACCA ATAAAATGCGTGTCTACTCCAAGATCCACCGCCACCAGGTGTGTGCATGCGAGAAGGGCTGGGACGCAGGAGAACGGAGAGACTGCTCCGAGG CTCCTAAGTGCTGTCTGCCTAACATGCCCAATGATGCAGAATTCGTGAACAGATATCAACAGTCCACTAGATCTCTGAAGAACAGGCAAATCTTCTCCCAGACCAGG AATAAGTATTCCACCGGAAACAAGCGGGCTGACCACTCGGCCAAGAAAACCCCTGTCTACAAGAGG AGCGCTAATCCATTTCTGGAAGGCAACATGCTCAATAACGTAGCCAAGAAATCTCCAAATATGATG AACGCATACGTCAACCCCTACATCTACAACCAACCCCGCCTGCACTCCGTGGTGGCCAAGAAAGCCCCACTCTACTCCGGCTCCAAGCCAGTGATGTAG